Proteins encoded by one window of Juglans regia cultivar Chandler chromosome 15, Walnut 2.0, whole genome shotgun sequence:
- the LOC108981608 gene encoding uncharacterized protein LOC108981608, protein MSDPYKRVKGGRLTFKGGSLASGSKSIDKKKQRKKNKNKNPKDNESELSIPLDTEAEILHADAGDESGNAGGEQVLYTIDAAKRMKYEQLFPVEAKKFGYDPKTTSKSIEEVLDDRVKKKADRYCK, encoded by the coding sequence ATGTCAGATCCGTACAAGAGAGTGAAAGGAGGGAGACTGACCTTCAAAGGTGGAAGTCTTGCGAGTGGCAGCAAATCCATTGACAAGaagaaacagaggaagaagaataagaataagaacCCCAAGGACAATGAATCTGAGCTGTCAATTCCTTTAGACACGGAGGCAGAGATTCTGCATGCTGATGCAGGCGATGAATCTGGAAATGCAGGAGGGGAACAAGTACTTTACACAATTGATGCAGCCAAGCGCATGAAGTATGAGCAGCTCTTCCCTGTGGAGGCCAAGAAGTTTGGTTACGATCCAAAGACCACTTCCAAGTCTATTGAGGAAGTTCTAGATGACCGTGTTAAGAAGAAGGCCGATCGTTACTGTAAATAG